The DNA segment CCAGCTTGGTATCGTCCAGGGTGGCGTTGACGCTGTTCTTGTAGCGCCGCGTGATCCACTCCATGCAGGCAAAACCAAGCATGGCGATCACGATCAAGGTGTTCTGAAGGTGCGGACTCATTTGGGGGTTGTCTCCGATCTCGCTTTTTGGCCTCAAAGGCTCTGGCTGACTGTAGGCTTGCCCTGCCAATGCGTCCAATGCATACTATGCAACGTTCCAATGCGTACGGAGCAACGCATCATGATGGACCTTCGCCGCCTGAGCCACGTTCTGGCGCTTGCCGATGTTCTGCATTTCGCGCGGGCGGCCGAGCGGGTGCACCTCAGCCAGCCTGCATTCAGCCGCAGCATCCAGGCCATCGAGGCGGACCTTGGTATCCGCCTGTTTGATCGTGACGTCGGCGACGTGCGGCCGACCCCGGCCGGCGAGTTCGTGATCGGACGGGCCCGCAGGCTGCTTTTCGATGCGCGGTGCCTGCAGCGCGATGTCGATCTTTTCCGAGACAGCCAACTGGGCGACACCGCCTTTGGCGCCGGGCCATTCCCGGCAGCGACCCTGATGCCGCGGGCGTTGTCCGAATTGCGGCGCCTCTACCCCAAAGTGGCCTTGCGCGTGGAAGAGAGCAACTGGCAGCAGTTGCTGGAACGCCTGCGCGCCGAAGACATCGAATTTTTCGTCGCGGACGTGCGCGACCTGCCGCAAGACCCTGCACTGGAAATCCGTCCACTGGGGACGCAACCCGGTTTCTTCTACGTACGCACCGCGCACCCGCTTGCCGGGCGTCAATGCACGGTGGCCGACGCCTGGCAGTACGGCGTCGCGGCGACCAAGTTGCCAAGCGTCCTGAGTACCGAGCTGGCCAGGGTGCTTGGCTTGCCGGCAGGCGAGCAAACCGTGCTTGCGCTCGAGTGCGATGACATTGCCATCCTGCGGGCCGTGGCGCTGTCCACCGACACGGTTCTCGCCGCCACGCAGACATCGGTGCAAGCCGATCTCGATGCCGGCGCGCTGCTGCCGCTGCGCATCGAGGGGCTGCCGTCGCTGTTCTCCGAGATGGGCGTTGTCAGCCTGCGCAACCGGACGCCGTCACCGATGGCGCAAAATGCCATCGCGTGCATCGCGCGGGTCGCTGGCGAGGTGAACGCCAGGCAGGGTGCGATCGCAATTCAGACGGCAGGGCAAGGGTAAGAAGGCCGCATAATGCGGCATTGCTTGCGCTTATCGACTATCTGTACTCCATGCCCATTCGCCGAAAATCCTCGACGCCAGCCAGCGCGTCCGCTCGCCAGGACGCGCCCGCGCGGCGAGCCGCAAAGGGACCTGTCGCAGTCACCGTCACCCCGCCAGCCATGCGCCCCCCACGCCAGCCGCGCAGCGAGCAGAACCTGATCAACATGATCAAGGCGGGGCGTGCGCTGGCAGAGCAACGCGGCGACCTCGATGACATTTCCCTGAATGACGTCGTGAAGGCCGCCGAGACGTCGATCGGCGCCTTCTATGCCCGCTTCAAGGACAAGGAGGCGTTCCTCCAGATCATGCTTGAGGCAGCGCTGGACGAGGCCGAAGCGCTCACGAAGAAATCGATCGCCAGGGATCCGGTCTGGCAAGGCGGTTCGGCCAAGGCCATCGTGGAGCGCATCGTGCGCGTCTACGTAGGCCAGTTTCGCCAGAATCGTGGCCTGTTCAAAGGCTTCCTGCGGCATTACTCCGCGACCGGGGCCGGCGACAATCCCATGCGGCAGGCCAACCGCCGCGTCCAGGATTTGCTTGTGCCATTGCTGGCCAGGCAACTCGATTCCCCACGCGCCGGTACCGCGGACTTCGAGGTGCGCGTCGCCATTCAGTTCCTGGTGGGCACGCTGGCCAATCTGTTGCTCAACGATCCGGGCCCGCTGCACCTGGAGCAACGCAAGCTGGAAACCCACCTGATCCGCATGATGAGCCGCTATCTGATGCTGCCAGAGGCGTAGGCGAGACATCGCCCGCCGCTGGCAATGCAAGGTAGCGGTGCAGCATCTCGGTGAGCCGTTGCTCTTGCCGCGGATCGTACAGATCCAGGGCGCTGGGCGTATGCAGCACGATGGTGGTCAATGCACTAATGACAAGCTGGACCGCGATGCGTATCTCCTCATCCGGCCGGCCGAAGCGCCCGGCGGGGACGCGACTGGCCAGGCGCGGCACCATGGCATCCAGGATCTGCCGGTTGGCCTCACGAATGGGTTGCCACAGGGCGTTCTGCGCGGGGCTATGCCGCATATACGCGGCGAACAGGCCACGGTGCTTACGGAACAGGCCGATATAGAAGCCGACGATGCGCGCGCAGATTGCGTGGGCCGGCCCTGCGTTCCAGGCGGGGTCCGTGGCCAGCGAATAGTCCAGCTCGGCGCGCAGTTCCGCCAGCGTGTCTTCCAGCACCAACGCGCAGAAGGTCTCCTTGTCCGGAAAGCGCGCATAGAACGCACCAACGGAAGTGGACGCGGCCCGCACGAGATCGGCGAGCGAGAAGCCGGTCAGGCTGCCGGCCTCGTTGATCAGCGCTCTGCCTGCGGCAAGCAGCGCCTTCAGCGTGGCCTCGCTTCTTTCCTGGCGGGGCTGTTTCAGTCCCGCGCGCAGTGTTGGCGCCGCGACGTCAGTGGGGGCCGTGGTTTCGGGTGTCATACGTCGAAAGTGATGGCGACCGGCCGCGCCTGGCGCGGGCGTGCCTGGCAGGTCAGGATCCAGCCGGCGGCAAGTTCGTCGGCACTGAAAACATCGTTGCGTGCATGGACGACCGCGCCATCCACGCACTTGGCCGCGCACGAGCCGCAATAGCCTTCCTCGCAGGCATAGGGCGCATCCACGCCGCAGGCCAGCGCGGCCTGCAGCAGGGACTGGCCGCTGGCAACCCGCACCACATGCAGGGCGCCGCCGAGGGTTACGGTGGCGTCGCAAGCGTGCGCAGGCATTGGCGCCGTGCTTGCCGCCTCGGCCTCCTGCGCGGCCGCGTCAAACCGCTCCAGATGCACGCGCCCCGGCGCCATGCCGGCCATGTCCGCGGCCTCCAGCACGGTCTGCATGAATGGCCCAGGGCCGCACAGGTAGAGCTGGCAGTGCGGCACCGCCGAGAGCAAGGCGGCAATCTTGCCGCGTTCGGGGAAACCATCGGTGTCGTCGTGGTGCAGATGCAAGGCCAGCCGATCGGGGTTGTCGCGGGCCAGCCTGGCGATCTCCGCCGCGAAGATCGTGCTGTCGGCATCCCGATTGGCGTAGTAGAGCGTCATTGCGGCGCTGGTGGATGCCAGCGCCGAACGGATCATCGACAGCACCGGCGTAATGCCGCTGCCCGCCGCGCAGAAGAAGAGCGGGGCGCCGATGTCCTCGCAAACGAACCGGCCGGTCGGCGCGCTTACCTCCAGTTGCGTGCCCACGTCGACATGCGCATGGAACCAGCCCGACGCGCGGCCCCCGGGGATGCGCTTGACGGTGACGACCGGGAGGCCCCCTGCCTCGGGCGAGCTGGAGAGCGAATAGCTGCGTAGCAGAGTTTTCCCGTCCACGTTTACCCGGAAGGTGAGGTGCTGGCCGGCGCGATACACGAAGGATTGCTGCAGCGCATCGGGAATCAAGAGCGCGAAGGAACGGGCGTCTTCGGTCTCCCGAGTGATCTGCGCGACAGTCAGATTGTGGAACTGCATCAATGTCTCCTGGCTTCTGCGGGCCCTGTGCCGGACCCTTGAAATAACAAGAAAGAGAATTATGATTCTGTTTATAGCCGGAAGCAAAAGCAAATTCAAGACCGATCCCACCACCGGCTAGGGTAAGCAAAACAGGCGGGGAGAACGGTCAAAACCCATGAGCGCCAAAGGAGATTGCATGTCATCCCTTCATCGTTACACGTTGCCGGTGGTCCAGACAGGCTGGTCGATCGGCAGCCAGGTTTCCACCGAGTTCAACTGGGAGTACGACAACGAGAATTCCAAGCTGCTGCAGCTCTACGAGACCAGCAAGAAACAGCAATGGAACGCCACGGACCGGATCGACTGGTCGCAGGAGCTCGACCCTGAGAACCCACAGGAACTCGATGACAGGATGATCCCTATCTACGGCACGCCGCTATGGGAGAAGATGGGCAAGCACGACCGCATCGACGTGCGCCGCCACCAGCAGGCGCATTCGTTGTCGCAGTTCCTGCATGGCGAACAGGGCGCGCTGATGGTGTCTGCGCGCATCGTGCAGATGGTGCCGGAGATGGACGCCAAGTTCTATGCCGCCACGCAGACCATGGACGAAGCACGGCACGTGGAAGCCTATTCGCGCCTGCTGCACGAAAAGGTCGGGATCATCTACCCGATCACGTCCGGGTTGAAATCGCTGCTTGAAACCATCCTGACCGACTCGCGCTGGGACTTCTGCTACCTCGGCATGCAGGTGCTGGTGGAAGGCCTGGCACTGGCCGCTTTCCAGCGCATTCGCGACTTCTCCAAGAATCCGCTGGCGGCGTCGATCAATGCCTACGTGATGCAGGACGAAGCGCGCCACGTTGCCTTCGGCCGTACTGCGCTGCGCGGCTATTATCCGCAGCTGACGGAGGCCGAGCGCAAAGAGCGCGAAGACTTCGTGATCGAGGCCTGCTACCTGATGCGCGATCGCTTCGACCAGAAGGAAGTCTGGAGCCGCCTTGGCCTGCCGGAAGAAGAGTGCGCCAAGGCCGTGCGGGAGTCCGAGACCATGCGGCAATTCCGCCAGCGGCTGTTCAGCCGGATCGTGCCGACTGTCAAGGATATCGGCCTGTGGAGCCCGCGCGTGCAGGCCGCGTTTGCCGACATGGGCGCGATCGAGTTCGCCAATGTCGATGTCGAGGCGCAGTTCGCGCAGGACCAGAAGATCGCGGAGGAGTTTGACGCGCGCCGCGTGGTGATGGAGTCGATTGAGGCCGCGCAGGCCGGAGCCGGGCACTGAAGCGGTCTTGGTTGCGGGCCCGGCCTGTCAGGCCGGGCCCGTGCGCGTGACGCTGGCCCAGCAATTCGATGGCCTCTGGCGTGCTGCGGGAGTCAGATGCCGCGGTCGCGCAGATCGGGCACTTCGCAAGACAGACCACTGGTCCAACGTCCGCATGCATCGCGCCAGACGCGACGAACATTGCCGCGCCCGTCTAGGGTGACGTTGCGCCTCGCAGCGAATGCAAGACAGCGAAGCTGTGATTCGCGTCTTTAAATCACCGTTGCGCGGGCGGATACACCTGCCTCCAGTCCTGCTTCATGCTCACGACCGTCCATCCCTTGGCGACTGCCTCGTCCCAGGCCTTGTCCAGCTTGCCGACCTTGGACTGGCGGTCATAGGCGAACTCGCGATCGGCATCGTCGTGATGCACCAGCAGCGCCAGACGGGCACCGGGCCCTGCCGCGACGTACTGCAGCATTTGCAAATCGCCGTCGGAATTACCAAAAGCCAGGATGGGCCGGCGGCCGATGCCACGGTAGATGCCGACCGGCTTGCCCGGGCCATCGTCGATGAAATCCAGTTTTGGCTGGCGCACGAGGGCAGGCTGGCCATTCAGCAATTGATACTTCACGACCTGGCTGGAGCCGATCACTTGTTCCGGCGGGATGCCATACACCTTTTCTACCCACGGCCGCATGAACTCGATGGTGCCCCCGGAAACGATGTAGGTCTTGAAGCCATTGGCACGCAGATAGGCCAGCAACTCAAGCTGCGGCTGATAGACCAGCTCGGTGAAAGGGCGCTGGAACTTGGGATGCTTCGCCGATGCCAGCCACGTGCGAATGGTCTCGTCGTAGGCTTCCACCGTCATCCCGCTATTTGCCGTGGCGATCAGCCCCAGTAGTTCCTTCTGGTACTTGGCCAGCGCGGCATGGTCATTCGCCACCAGCGCCTTGAGGGCTGGGCTGTTCTTCCATTCAGGGTGTTTTGGGGCTGCCTGCTTCACCTGGTCGAGCAGGAACAGGAACTGGAAGTAGAGCGGCTGTTCGCTCCAGAGCGTGCCGTCGTTGTCGAACGTGGCAATGCGCTCCGATAGCGGCACATAGGTGGGAGCGCCTTCGCGGGTCACGCTGGCCACGAACTTCAGGATCGACTGCTTGGCGGGGCCGTCCTGCCAGGAGGGCAACGGATCCGCGGCGGCCGCCGCGCTAGTTGCGCTAGTTGCGCTTGTTGCGCCCGCCTGTGGTGCAACTGTCGGGCCGGCGGTGGGCGTCCCGGTGCCAGCACAGGCGGCTACGGTCAGCGCGATCAGCATTGCGCCGATCCGGGTCAGGATGCGTTGCGTCAGGCGCCGGCGGTCGATTTCTTCCATTGGACACTCCTCAAGCTGAGCAATCGGGAATTTGTGCTGGGTGCGCAACGGGCCGTTTTGTGACGGCGAGCGTTATCAGCGCAGAGTGCCATGGATCATTCGCCTTTGATCTGAACAATTTCAGCACGCGATCTAAAAGAGCTTGTACTTGCCGATCGACCGATCGATCGATCGACCGACCGGCGGGGCCCCATGAATATGCAACCAGTTGCATTGAGTCGGCGTTGCGAAATAGAATGCCAAAACAACGATCACGGGATACCGAACGGAGACAAAGAGGCATGACCATCAACAATCGCGTGACAAGGATGCTTGGCGTCCAGCATCCTATCGTCCAGGCCCCCATGGGATGGATCGCCCGGGCCCAGCTTGCCGCGGCAGTCTCCAATGCAGGTGGCATGGGCATCATCGAGACCTCATCCGGAGAACTGGACACCATCCGTGGCGAGATCCGCAAGATGCGCGAACTGACCGACAAGCCGTTCGGCGTCAACATTGCCCTGACTTATGTGCGCGACCCGGCCATCGTGCAATTCGTTGTCGATGAGGGAATCCGCTTCGTGACCACATCCGCCGGCGACCCGGCACGCTATTGCGCCGAACTGAAGGCCGCCGGCCTGACGGTTTTCCATGTGGTGCCTATGCTGGCCGGCGCGCTTAAGGCGGTTGCTGCCGGCGTGGATGGCCTGATCGTGGAAGGCAGCGAGGGCGGCGGGTTCAAGAATCAGCGTGACGTCGCCTCAATGGTGTTGCTGCCGCTGGTCTGCTCGAAGGTCGATGTCCCGGTTATCGCCGCCGGCGGCTTCTGTGACGGTGCCACCATGGCGGCGGCCTTCGCCATGGGTGCCGAAGGGATCCAGATGGGCACGCGCATGTTGTCGTCGGTAGAGTCACCCGTTCACGACAACTGGAAGAACGCCGTTGTCGATGCCCGCGAGACGGACACCGTTTTCCTCAATCGCGGCGGCAATGGTCCAGCGCTGCGAGCCCTGCGCACGGCACGCACATCCCGGATCGAAGAGCAGGTGCCGGAGAGCATCAAAAGCGAATTCGCCGGCGTGCAGCAACTCTACTTTGGCGGCGACATGGAGGCGGCCGTTCCGCTGACCGGTCAGGTTTGCGGGCGTATTGATTCCGTAAAAACGGTACGCCAGATCATTGAAGAAACGATTCGGGATTTCAGCCAGGCTGTGGACGGACTGGCTGCGCGTTACGGCTCCGTGAAAGCCTGATCAAACGCATGGGGGGCATCAGCGGGCTGGGGCAGGGTGGGACGTGTGACCACCTCTGCCAAGGCTCGCAGCCTGTCCGACCCACCTCCATCTTTGCAAGCCGCCTTTCTCCCGCCGACCTTGTGCTCACGTGCAACGTTCCGCCACGATGCGTTACGTCTCCCGCTCACCTGGCAGTTTGAGCGCGCAAATCTGGCGCGTGAGGATGCCTCGAACGATCGCTTCAGTGCGATTGTGAGCGCCTAGCTTATCGCGCGCGAGATCCACATAGTAGTCCACGGTACGCGCTGAAATCCCTAGCTCGTGGGCGATCTCCTTGCTCGACAGGCCGAGCGCCGCGTACGCCAGTACATTTTTCTCCCTCTCGTTTAATCGAGCAGGACTGCTCGATGTTTCAGTGTTCCTTGAATACGCATTGTCATAGGCGGCGTGAAGTTTCGCGTGAGCAGCGAGAATGGCGCCAACGTCGGGACGGGGGGCGCTCTGGATGAGAAGCCGCGACGCCGAGCCGTCCGGCCCATAGAAGGCGCTCTCAATGAGATCAGCGGAAAGCAGTCGCGGCAGGGCAGGGCCGCTCCATCGAAATGGAGATGCTACGGGAGGAAAATCCATCCCGACCTCTCCAAATTCTTGCACGATCAGCGGCACTGCAATCCCAGGCGCGTAGGAGACGCGGCCCGCTGATGCAGAGAGACTTGCGCAGGCCGCATAGAGGAACTGCAATAGCCCGGGCTCAAATGCTGTCACGGCTTTGCCTCTGCAAGGTGGAAGCCTGAAGCTGGCGTAGTCAGTACAACGTGCGATCCATCCGGCGAACTCTTCCCGCGACTTTCGTCAAAAATAATAATGAAAAAATGAAAGTTAGTCGGCATTCTATTTTTTATTTTCATACAACCTGATATTTCTGGTTTCGATTCGCGAAAACCGATTCAATGAATCGGAAATTTCTTTATAAGAAAAATTTCATTATTCTCCTTCTTGGAATCCTCGACGCAGTTATCACGACTTGCCGTAATGGCCGGGGCATATATGTGTGCAAGCGATGGCTAAACATACAGGCCCTCCATACCTGTGTAGTTTGTCTTTCCATCAAGTTGCCAAATGGCCTGCGCAGATTGCCATCCATGGCGAACCTAGCATAGTGACGGAGATGATGGAATCGGACTCGTCCGATTTTTCGTGAGAAAACTCGGATTTTTATGCTCAGACAACACTTGTAATTTTACGAATAGGCAGGCGGCTACGTTCGCCGCGAGAATTCACGCGCTGTAAAAAAGTCGGCCAAAGATCCCACCTGGTTCGTCGTTTTCAAATCGCCGTAGCAACTCACGCGGACACCGCTCCCTACCTGGCGCTCTGTGTTCGGAAGTTGCGCAAGTTGGAGGAAGAATGTGAAGAAGAAATGGTTGGTTGGTGTTTGCGCAGCGCTGTTGCTGTCCGGGGCGGCCCAGGCCGGCGAGCAGGTGGCCGTCAAGTTCGACGGCGCTTCTAATGCGGAGGCTGTCATCCAGACCTTTCGCAGCGCCACCGGGGCGGACCTCAAAATGGTTCGCCTGATGTCCGGAAACGCCTGGGTGATTTCGCTGCCGGACAACATCAGTGACCAGGAGCGCGCTCGCATCCTGGATGCCCTGCGGACGATCCGCGGCGTGGATTGGGTCGAAGCAGAAACCCACCATCGGACGAACACGCTGAACGGCGGCTGGATTCCGAACGATCCCAACCTGGCCCCTAACCAATGGAACCTGCATGACCCGGCGATCCCGGGCAATGCCAAGGGCGCAATCAACGCGGTGAATGCCTGGTCGAGCAGCAAGGGCGATGGCATCGTGATCGCCATTATCGACAACGGCGTGAACGCAACCCATCCTGATTTACGGGGCAAGATGCTCTCAGGCTACAGCTTCATCACGCGTACCGGCCGTGGCACCAACACGCAGCCGCCGGCCTTTGGCGCGAAATGCGCCAACGCTGCCCAGCAGAACGGCAGCGCGCCGACGATGGTCTACCACGGCACCAACATGGCAGGCATTGCCGCGGCAGCAACCAACAATGGACTGGGCATCGCGGGGGTCGCCCCGAATGCGTCTATTCTGCCGGTAAAGGTCATGGATGAATGCCAGGCGAGCAGCTTCGACGTCGCGGATGCTATTCGATGGGCCGCAGGCTCCAGCGTACCTGGCGTTCCTGGCAACCCGAACCCGGCTCGGGTCATCAGCATGAGTCTTGGCGCCGCCGGAGTCTCGAAGTGCGATGCGGTAACGCAAGCGGCCATTGCAGATGCAAGCGCCAAGGGCGCCGTGGTGGTGGTGGCAGCGGGTAACGAAAGCGGCCCGGTAACAACGCCCGCCACATGTCATGGCGCGATTGCCGTTGCCGGATTGACTTACGCCGGCGCTCTCGGCTCGTATAGCAATTTTGGCCCGGCAATTGCGGTTGCTGCCCCGGGCGGTGGCGGCGTGGTGACGCAGCCTGATCCAGTCTATGGCTGGTCATTGGAGGACATCGGCGCCACGTCCTATGATAGCGATGGCAGAAACTTGCCCATTTACAATTCGGTTGGGATCGGCACGAGCAACGCCGTTCCACAGGTTGCTGGCGTAGCGGCATTGATGCTTGCTCAGCGGCCGGCGCTGACGCCAGCCGCGGTACGCCAACTGCTGCGCAAGAGTGCCCGGTCCTTCGTAGACTCAAGCTGCAACACGTGGATTTGCGGCGCCGGCATGCTCGACGCATTCGGGGCCGTTACCCTGGCAGCGCAGGCCGTTGTTCCCAACGCGTCGGCGATTGCGCCGAAATCGGTGAGTACTGGCACGACGGTGGCACTTGATGGCAGCCAGTCCAGCAGCGCCAATGTCTCGTACGCCTGGACCCAGCTTAGCGGCCCGAAGGTTACGTTGCTGAATGCCAATGCGGCAATCGCCTCGTTCACCCCCACGGTGGCTGGCGATTACCAGTTCGGCCTGACCGTGACTGACAACGCCTCAGGACTGTCGGCCGGCACTAGTGTGCTGCTTTCGGCAGCGGTGCCTGCTACCACAAGTAGCGGTAGTAGCAGCGCAAGTGGGGATGGGGGTGGTGGCGGTGCGCTTAGCCTCTTCGAGGCGGTGCTACTCCTTGCCGGCGGCTTGCTCGCCTTCGCAGGTCGCCGCCGTATCCGCTGATTCGATGGATCATCAAGTAGCTTCAGTGCTACAGGCTATGGCATCATCGCGTCAAACCACAGCACGAGACGAACGATGTATCCATCGAGCAATCCCCGGAGTGATACGCACAGTAAAGTCATCGGTTATCTGTTGTGGATCTTCGGCTTTACCGGGTCCCATCGCTTTTACTACGGCAAGCCGGTAACCGGGACGATCTGGTTCTTCACGTTGGGCCTGCTCGGGATCGGCTGGCTTATTGACCTGTTCCTGATCCCCGGCATGGACCGCGAAGCGGACTATCGATTTGCATCCGGCAAGTACGACTACAACGTGGCGTGGATCCTGCTGACCTTCCTCGGTATCTTCGGCGTGCATCGGATGTATATCGGCAAATGGATCAGTGGCCTGATCTACTTGTTGACCGGCGGCGTATTCCTGATCGGCGTGCTGTATGACTTCTGGACGCTGAATGAACAAGTGTCGGAGAGGAACGGAATATATCCCTAACGGGCGTGGCGTTCGCGTGCAGGGGGCGCTTCAGAATAGGGTCGATCGATGCGCGGTCGGTTTGGGGATGGATTCGGCTGCTGGCGGACGTTGGTGCTGGTAGGCAGGTTGCAGGGCGCGGACACGGCTTCCTGGTCAACGCCGGGCTGACGCTGGGCGGCGTTGCTGGGGGGCAAGAATGGGGAGGATGGACGTTCAGGCAGTCAGTATCTCCGGCGTGGATTAACAATATTTTTTAGATTTAACATAATCTACATTATGCGTGTCACGGCTGTGTAAAGGCCAAATCAGAATGTCCGCTTTGGGGGTGCGGATGAATTCTTGGACTGAGTTAAGTTGCGATTCCAAGGTGGCGCCGGTATTCGACCGGACTCATGCCGCGCAGCGACAATTTGATGCGCCGCTCGTTGTACCACTGGATGTAAGAGTTTAGCTCGTGCATGAATCCTTCTACCGTCGTGCCAGCCCAGTTGCGACAGTAGTACATCTCATTTTTCAGGCGACCGAAGAAGCCTTCGCAGGCTGCGTTGTCAGGTGAGCAGCCCTTTCGCGACATGGAACGGATGAGACCAGCCGCCTTGATGCGCTGCAGCCATCCCGGCCAACGATAGTGCGAGCCCCTATCACTGTGTACTACGGGGCTGTCGCCATCGGTGAGCGTGGTGATGGCGCCGTCGAGCATGCTATTGACCAATTGTGCGTCAGGCCTCGTGCCGATAGACCAACTTACAACCTTGCCGTCAAAGCAATCGATCATGGGCGATAGATACACCTTGCCAGCTGGAAGCTGGAATTCGGTGATGTCTGTCAGCCATTTTTGATTTGGCGCCTGCGAATGGAAATCCCTAGCAATCAGGTTCTCGGGGGCAGCGCCAATCTCCCCGCTGTAGGAACTGTACCGACGACGAGGCCGACGGACAGTAAGCTGCTCCTCCGCCATCAATTTGCGCACGACCTTTTCGGAGATCCGAATATCTCGCTGACGCAGCATCGCGTGGATACGACGGTACCCATAGCAGCGATGGTTGCTGTCAAAGATCTCGACCATGGCCTTACGTACATCGCCGTACTTATCGCGCAGCCTCAAGCCTGTCTTGTGATAGAAGTAGCTACTGCGCGCAAGCCCGACGACGCGAAGAAGCTCAGGCAACGGATACGTAGCTTTCAAGGCATCAACCACCTGTGTCTTCTCCCTGTTTGTCAGGGTCAGGGAGTTGATGCCTTGGTCTTTTTTTATTAGATCGCCCGCCTGCGCCAGGATGTCGCGCTCAAGTTGCAGCTGGCGTACCTGCTGTTCGAGCTGCGC comes from the Cupriavidus basilensis genome and includes:
- a CDS encoding NINE protein, whose product is MYPSSNPRSDTHSKVIGYLLWIFGFTGSHRFYYGKPVTGTIWFFTLGLLGIGWLIDLFLIPGMDREADYRFASGKYDYNVAWILLTFLGIFGVHRMYIGKWISGLIYLLTGGVFLIGVLYDFWTLNEQVSERNGIYP
- a CDS encoding IS3 family transposase — encoded protein: MYSYEDRIRAVKLYLKYGGKTATVVRELGYPSGKNLKRWVNLYQALGDLPEHRRPRHRYTLEQKSVAVDHYFGHGCSLVGTRRALGYPSTEMLARWIEELRPGSRRMVTSTNTSAPFASEQRRQAVTDLCARRGSAEEVAKKVGVSRPMLYKWKDQLLGDEAYRSMRKRKLASPEDEHAALLERIAQLEQQVRQLQLERDILAQAGDLIKKDQGINSLTLTNREKTQVVDALKATYPLPELLRVVGLARSSYFYHKTGLRLRDKYGDVRKAMVEIFDSNHRCYGYRRIHAMLRQRDIRISEKVVRKLMAEEQLTVRRPRRRYSSYSGEIGAAPENLIARDFHSQAPNQKWLTDITEFQLPAGKVYLSPMIDCFDGKVVSWSIGTRPDAQLVNSMLDGAITTLTDGDSPVVHSDRGSHYRWPGWLQRIKAAGLIRSMSRKGCSPDNAACEGFFGRLKNEMYYCRNWAGTTVEGFMHELNSYIQWYNERRIKLSLRGMSPVEYRRHLGIAT